One part of the Desulfovibrio sp. genome encodes these proteins:
- a CDS encoding methyl-accepting chemotaxis protein, whose product MSTLVFTEVTIPQLSAALQSKYEYGLKSVVDVAAQDLADRLKGVTDPKEQYTLIEKHTDYQRFFPNDEGYLFTYKTDGTRINVPTNKSQNGKNVIDLKDTDGVYFIRELIEAAKKGGGFVAYRFDKPGAGVQPKLAYTRLIPGTDVIVGTGVYIDSVEAERTRVAKLVSERNDHYDNLELLICTGILTIILGFAWLITRIICVPLRQITVEAEKVAQGEEAALPQLKMSCPLEIRRLNSSLGMMIENLHGRIKEAADKTRQADEALGHAKVAQTAAEEAKLRAESARREGMLAAAQQLESIAKALSAASSDLSHQIQRSDEGAEESSKRLAGAATAMNEMNATVQDVARNAGLASSASLETRDKALAGAKVVQDAVNSITEVQSHSLSLKEDMTRLSEHAQAINQIMGVISDIADQTNLLALNAAIEAARAGDAGRGFAVVADEVRKLAEKTMVSTSDVAKAIQAIQDSTAKSMKGVENAVSSIGVATELAGQSGEALQGIVDVVTATADQVNAIAAASEEQSAASEEINRSIVEVNEVSRVTAEAMSQASTAVADLTEQAKRLAALIQEMQQD is encoded by the coding sequence ATGTCCACACTTGTTTTTACGGAAGTAACAATCCCCCAACTCTCGGCTGCTCTGCAGTCAAAATATGAATATGGCCTCAAAAGCGTTGTGGACGTTGCGGCGCAGGATCTGGCCGACAGACTCAAAGGCGTTACCGATCCCAAGGAACAATACACGCTTATTGAGAAACACACAGATTATCAACGTTTTTTCCCCAATGATGAGGGTTATCTTTTTACCTACAAAACTGATGGCACACGCATCAATGTGCCCACAAACAAATCGCAAAATGGCAAAAATGTCATAGATCTCAAAGACACTGACGGCGTTTATTTTATCCGCGAGCTTATTGAAGCTGCCAAAAAAGGCGGCGGCTTTGTGGCCTACCGGTTTGACAAGCCTGGCGCCGGCGTGCAGCCCAAGCTTGCCTATACCCGCCTGATACCCGGCACTGATGTCATTGTCGGCACAGGCGTGTACATCGACAGCGTTGAAGCCGAGCGCACCCGTGTCGCCAAACTGGTTTCGGAACGCAACGACCATTACGACAACCTTGAGCTGCTTATCTGTACTGGCATACTCACCATCATTCTGGGTTTTGCCTGGCTGATCACGCGTATCATCTGTGTGCCCCTGCGCCAGATCACTGTTGAAGCAGAGAAAGTCGCCCAGGGTGAAGAAGCTGCCCTGCCCCAGCTCAAAATGTCCTGTCCTCTCGAAATTCGCAGGCTCAACAGTTCGCTGGGCATGATGATCGAGAATCTGCATGGCCGTATCAAGGAAGCAGCCGACAAAACCCGTCAGGCCGACGAAGCCCTTGGGCACGCCAAGGTGGCCCAGACCGCAGCCGAAGAAGCCAAGCTTCGTGCAGAATCGGCCCGCAGGGAGGGCATGCTGGCAGCCGCGCAGCAGCTGGAATCCATTGCAAAAGCCCTGTCTGCCGCTTCATCTGATCTTTCGCACCAGATCCAGCGTTCGGACGAAGGCGCCGAGGAATCCTCCAAGCGCCTGGCCGGTGCGGCCACTGCCATGAATGAAATGAACGCCACTGTGCAGGATGTGGCCCGCAACGCCGGTCTTGCCTCAAGCGCGTCGCTTGAAACGCGCGACAAGGCCCTTGCAGGTGCCAAGGTTGTGCAGGATGCCGTAAACAGCATCACTGAAGTGCAGAGCCATTCGCTCTCGCTCAAGGAAGACATGACCCGCCTGAGCGAACACGCGCAGGCCATCAACCAGATCATGGGCGTTATTTCCGATATCGCAGACCAGACCAATCTGCTGGCATTAAACGCCGCCATTGAAGCGGCCCGCGCGGGCGATGCCGGTCGTGGCTTTGCCGTGGTGGCAGACGAAGTGCGCAAGCTGGCAGAAAAGACCATGGTCTCGACCAGCGACGTGGCCAAGGCCATTCAGGCCATTCAGGATAGCACCGCCAAGAGTATGAAGGGCGTGGAGAACGCGGTGAGCTCCATCGGCGTGGCCACAGAGCTTGCCGGGCAGTCTGGTGAAGCGCTGCAAGGCATTGTGGACGTGGTTACCGCCACGGCTGATCAGGTAAATGCCATTGCCGCCGCCAGCGAAGAACAGTCAGCTGCCAGCGAAGAAATCAACCGCAGCATTGTGGAAGTCAACGAGGTTTCGCGCGTAACTGCAGAGGCCATGAGTCAGGCATCCACAGCCGTGGCCGACCTTACCGAACAGGCCAAAAGACTTGCCGCTCTTATTCAGGAAATGCAGCAAGACTAA
- a CDS encoding carboxylesterase/lipase family protein, whose translation MKNRILILVVMLLCACARPVSRHEMSADTLASTMYGKVQGFVASGVKTWLGIPYAAPPVGELRFRRNQPPQPWQDVKKCVAFGNKPIQYMNMFGLERSRVPASEDCLYLNVWAPRTAAPNTKLPVFVWIYGGAYHMGEGSDPMYDGTSFARDGVVFVNFNYRVGPLGFYDFSMYGSRFESNCGVSDQIAALRWVRDNIASFGGDPDNVTIAGESAGGTGVYNMLASPAAKRLFQKAIAESGVTGNTESRRMVEMNNAIFFEKLGINPRTDVDRLLDMPAQDMLAAATFTLREGPRRHPGIFMPGPVKDDLLPLHPWEAMAQGNARDVKVILGTNRNEGTLFALLGLLPKNWQQVEKMLRDNGAAAHIPAVTDLYANEKGMKKMTTLAGDRAFVVDMVKCADVQSAFANTYVYRFDYAPLLPELLMLGAAHSTEITTALATNDHPFWLLTPSARRKELTQSMHGAWLNFVKTGNPNGPGITPAWPQYGSERRLTYIFDQNNSVESNPHNRVYEVWKDIQLYQ comes from the coding sequence ATGAAAAACCGCATCCTCATTCTGGTGGTAATGCTCTTGTGTGCCTGCGCCCGTCCCGTATCCCGTCATGAAATGTCAGCCGACACTCTTGCATCCACCATGTATGGCAAGGTGCAGGGTTTTGTTGCCTCTGGCGTCAAAACATGGCTGGGAATTCCCTATGCCGCGCCGCCCGTAGGCGAACTGCGTTTTCGGCGCAACCAGCCGCCGCAGCCATGGCAGGACGTAAAAAAGTGCGTGGCCTTTGGCAACAAACCCATTCAGTACATGAACATGTTTGGGCTAGAGCGCTCGCGCGTGCCCGCCAGCGAAGACTGCCTGTACCTGAACGTGTGGGCCCCGCGGACTGCCGCCCCAAATACAAAACTGCCGGTATTTGTGTGGATTTACGGCGGCGCATATCATATGGGCGAAGGCAGCGACCCCATGTACGACGGCACATCATTTGCCCGTGATGGCGTGGTCTTTGTCAATTTCAATTATCGCGTGGGGCCGTTGGGCTTCTACGATTTTTCCATGTACGGCAGCAGGTTTGAATCCAACTGCGGCGTATCAGACCAGATTGCCGCCTTGCGCTGGGTGCGCGACAACATTGCCTCGTTTGGTGGCGACCCCGACAACGTTACCATTGCGGGTGAATCTGCTGGCGGCACAGGCGTGTACAACATGCTGGCCTCACCTGCCGCAAAGAGGCTCTTTCAAAAGGCCATTGCCGAAAGCGGCGTAACAGGAAATACCGAATCCCGCCGTATGGTTGAGATGAACAACGCCATCTTTTTTGAAAAGCTTGGCATCAACCCGCGTACCGACGTAGACAGGCTGCTGGATATGCCTGCGCAGGACATGCTTGCTGCGGCCACATTCACGCTCAGGGAAGGCCCCCGCCGACACCCCGGCATCTTCATGCCCGGCCCGGTCAAGGACGATCTGCTGCCCCTGCATCCGTGGGAAGCCATGGCCCAGGGCAACGCCCGCGATGTAAAGGTCATTTTGGGCACAAACCGCAATGAAGGCACACTGTTTGCCCTGCTGGGCCTGTTGCCCAAAAACTGGCAACAGGTGGAAAAGATGCTGCGCGACAACGGCGCCGCAGCGCATATCCCGGCTGTCACTGATCTGTACGCCAATGAAAAAGGCATGAAGAAAATGACCACCCTCGCTGGCGATCGGGCCTTTGTGGTGGATATGGTCAAATGCGCAGATGTGCAGAGCGCCTTTGCCAACACATACGTGTACCGCTTTGACTACGCCCCGCTGCTGCCAGAACTGCTGATGCTGGGTGCGGCCCATTCTACGGAAATTACCACCGCCCTTGCTACAAACGACCACCCATTCTGGCTGCTCACGCCCTCGGCGCGCCGCAAGGAACTTACGCAGTCCATGCACGGCGCATGGCTAAATTTTGTCAAAACAGGCAATCCCAATGGCCCCGGCATCACGCCGGCATGGCCGCAGTATGGTTCTGAGCGGCGGCTCACCTATATTTTTGACCAGAACAACAGTGTGGAATCCAACCCGCACAACAGGGTGTATGAAGTATGGAAGGATATTCAGCTGTACCAGTAG
- a CDS encoding aldehyde dehydrogenase family protein gives MTDISSLPGANFSPDVDSIPEECTLERLDERRYLIGGKLLEWTGPMRTVTSPLYVNGEQRVIGSCPELTEAESLAAVEAVSKAWDNGRGAWPTMRVEDRIARVEEFARRMAAVREEVVRLMVWEICKPLNDCCAEFDRTIDYIRATVDALKDLDRASSRFVIESGIYAQIRRAPLGPVLCMGPYNYPLNETFTTLIPALIMGNPVIVKTPRIGKLLYAPLLEAFAECFPAGVVNILFGDRRVAIPALQSGHISVLAFIGSSKAADALRRHHPSPHRLRCVLGLDAKNAGIVLPCADMDLTVSEAVTGALSFNGQRCTALKIFYVHASRTEEFLAKFSQAIAALPMGLPWKPGVKITPLPVPGKVDELCELVDDAVARGARIANPHGGTYNRTLYYPTLMAGITAEMRLHTEEQFAPVVPVVSYNDVSEAAEAVIASPFGQQASIFGTDPDAVAALIDPMVNQVCRVNINSQCQRGPDTFPFTGRKDSAEGTLSVSDALRAFSIRTLVAAKGSVPNKALVSDIVRNRKSNFLSTDFLF, from the coding sequence ATGACAGATATATCGAGCCTGCCCGGCGCAAATTTTTCGCCGGATGTGGACAGCATACCCGAAGAATGCACACTTGAGCGCCTCGACGAACGCCGCTACCTGATCGGCGGCAAGCTGCTTGAATGGACCGGCCCCATGCGCACGGTTACTTCACCCCTGTATGTAAACGGTGAGCAGCGCGTCATCGGCTCCTGCCCGGAACTGACCGAAGCCGAATCGCTGGCCGCGGTGGAGGCTGTAAGCAAAGCGTGGGACAATGGCCGTGGCGCGTGGCCCACCATGCGCGTTGAAGACCGCATTGCCCGCGTGGAAGAATTCGCCCGCCGTATGGCTGCCGTACGCGAAGAAGTGGTTCGCCTCATGGTGTGGGAAATCTGCAAGCCGCTCAACGATTGCTGCGCAGAATTCGACCGCACCATTGACTACATCCGCGCCACCGTAGACGCACTCAAGGACCTTGACCGGGCTTCGTCGCGCTTTGTGATCGAAAGCGGCATTTACGCCCAGATTCGCCGCGCTCCGCTTGGGCCGGTGCTTTGCATGGGGCCGTACAACTACCCCCTCAACGAGACCTTTACCACGCTTATTCCCGCGCTGATCATGGGCAACCCTGTCATTGTCAAAACGCCGCGCATAGGCAAACTGCTGTACGCGCCGCTGCTTGAGGCCTTTGCCGAATGCTTCCCCGCAGGGGTGGTGAACATTCTTTTTGGCGACAGACGCGTGGCCATCCCCGCGCTGCAATCGGGCCACATCAGCGTGCTGGCCTTTATCGGTTCAAGCAAGGCTGCCGATGCCCTGCGCAGACACCATCCCTCACCCCACAGGCTGCGTTGCGTGCTGGGACTCGATGCCAAAAACGCGGGTATTGTGCTGCCCTGCGCAGACATGGATCTGACCGTTTCAGAGGCGGTTACGGGTGCGCTGAGCTTTAACGGCCAGCGCTGCACGGCCCTCAAGATCTTTTATGTGCACGCCTCGCGCACAGAGGAATTTCTGGCAAAGTTCAGCCAGGCCATTGCCGCCCTGCCCATGGGCCTGCCCTGGAAGCCGGGTGTTAAAATTACCCCGCTGCCCGTGCCCGGAAAGGTGGACGAACTGTGCGAACTGGTGGACGATGCAGTTGCCAGGGGAGCACGTATCGCCAACCCGCACGGCGGCACCTATAACCGCACCCTTTACTATCCCACCCTCATGGCTGGCATAACCGCAGAAATGCGCCTGCACACAGAGGAGCAGTTTGCGCCGGTTGTGCCCGTGGTTTCGTATAACGACGTGTCAGAAGCCGCAGAAGCTGTGATCGCCTCGCCCTTCGGTCAGCAGGCCAGTATTTTTGGCACTGATCCCGATGCTGTGGCCGCGCTCATCGACCCCATGGTCAACCAGGTGTGCCGCGTGAACATCAACAGTCAATGCCAACGCGGGCCGGATACCTTCCCCTTCACTGGGCGCAAGGATTCCGCCGAGGGTACGCTCTCAGTCAGCGATGCGCTGCGGGCATTTTCCATCCGCACACTGGTGGCGGCCAAGGGCTCTGTCCCCAACAAGGCACTGGTTTCTGACATCGTGCGCAACAGAAAGTCCAACTTCTTGTCCACGGATTTTCTGTTCTAA
- a CDS encoding phosphodiesterase yields the protein MFIAQISDLHVAEGRGLAFNVSDGALLLEKTVAHLASLPQRPDCVVVSGDISVNGQSGGYAIAAEALGSLDMPVYALPGNHDRRENFMTGLARFCPADPAVAPYLCYTVEKYPLRMVFFDGTRPGSHSGHFDGPVSQWLEQTLAAQPERPTLVFTHHPPYFTALGVMDEPYENAEKLGRILQKFPNVRLCCGHLHRYMFTVWHGVAAVTAPPVCMHIVPDFCPTGGDAFTDEAPAFLLHHFVDGRVNTHYCRVPGKFAERGPFSFSHPPKLG from the coding sequence ATGTTCATAGCGCAAATATCGGATTTGCACGTGGCGGAAGGGCGCGGGTTGGCATTTAATGTTTCCGATGGCGCTCTGCTGCTTGAAAAGACCGTGGCGCATCTGGCATCGCTGCCACAGCGCCCCGATTGCGTTGTGGTGAGCGGCGATATATCGGTCAATGGGCAGTCTGGTGGTTATGCTATTGCTGCGGAAGCTCTGGGCTCACTCGATATGCCGGTGTATGCGCTGCCCGGCAATCATGACAGGCGCGAAAATTTTATGACCGGGCTTGCCCGGTTTTGCCCGGCAGATCCTGCTGTTGCGCCCTATTTGTGCTATACAGTTGAAAAATATCCGCTTCGAATGGTGTTTTTTGACGGAACCCGCCCCGGTTCGCATTCCGGCCATTTTGACGGCCCTGTATCGCAATGGCTGGAGCAGACGCTGGCCGCGCAGCCAGAAAGGCCCACCCTCGTATTCACGCACCACCCACCATATTTCACGGCCCTTGGCGTGATGGATGAACCTTACGAGAACGCCGAGAAGCTTGGCCGGATTCTGCAAAAGTTCCCCAATGTGCGCCTGTGCTGTGGGCATCTGCACCGCTATATGTTTACCGTGTGGCATGGGGTAGCGGCGGTCACGGCCCCGCCAGTGTGCATGCATATTGTTCCCGATTTCTGTCCCACTGGCGGCGATGCCTTTACGGACGAAGCCCCCGCATTTTTGCTGCACCACTTTGTTGATGGCCGGGTAAACACCCATTACTGCCGTGTGCCGGGTAAATTTGCCGAGCGTGGGCCGTTCAGTTTTTCCCACCCGCCGAAGCTGGGTTAG
- a CDS encoding ABC transporter ATP-binding protein, whose product MSFEINEGSLLVLLGPSGCGKSTTLRLIAGLESVTSGRIYIGDRDVTDLPPAERRLAMVFQSYALFPHLTVRENILFGLKVRKVAEADQKRRLDKAVEILGLAGLLDRKPSALSGGQQQRVALGRALVAEAAVCLMDEPLSNLDAKLRLEMRREIRELQQRLGMTMVYVTHDQTEAMSMADTIILMQHGHIVQNDGPVAMYSKPATTFAASFIGTPPMNLLTVAMTDGQPVIAGSKGCTVPGPVCAECTLGIRPEHVLVTEDGPWEAEVLSMEYLGSDSVLACSLGQQQISVQVAGNPGFKPGHKLRLSFGNDALHYFEAQSGARREWT is encoded by the coding sequence GTGTCCTTTGAGATCAATGAAGGCTCGCTGCTGGTTTTGCTGGGGCCTTCCGGCTGCGGCAAATCCACAACGCTGCGCCTCATTGCCGGGCTGGAGAGCGTTACCAGCGGGCGTATCTATATAGGCGACCGCGATGTGACCGATCTGCCCCCCGCAGAGCGCCGCCTTGCCATGGTCTTTCAGTCTTACGCACTTTTTCCGCACCTTACCGTGCGCGAAAATATCCTCTTTGGCCTTAAAGTCCGCAAAGTGGCCGAGGCCGACCAAAAGCGCCGGCTCGATAAAGCCGTTGAAATTCTGGGCCTCGCGGGCCTGCTGGACAGAAAGCCCTCTGCCCTGTCCGGCGGTCAGCAACAGCGCGTGGCTCTTGGTCGGGCGCTGGTAGCCGAGGCGGCGGTGTGTCTGATGGACGAACCGCTCTCAAACCTTGATGCCAAGCTGCGCCTTGAAATGCGACGCGAAATACGTGAGCTCCAGCAGCGCCTGGGCATGACCATGGTTTACGTTACCCACGACCAGACCGAAGCCATGAGCATGGCCGACACCATCATTTTGATGCAGCACGGGCACATTGTGCAAAACGACGGGCCTGTGGCCATGTATTCCAAACCGGCTACGACATTTGCCGCAAGCTTTATCGGTACGCCGCCCATGAACCTTTTGACCGTTGCCATGACAGACGGCCAGCCAGTGATTGCAGGCAGCAAGGGCTGCACCGTGCCCGGCCCCGTATGTGCAGAATGCACCCTTGGCATACGGCCAGAGCATGTGCTGGTAACGGAAGATGGCCCATGGGAAGCCGAGGTGCTGAGCATGGAATACCTTGGCTCTGATTCTGTGCTGGCGTGCAGCCTTGGTCAGCAGCAGATATCGGTGCAGGTGGCGGGCAACCCCGGCTTCAAACCCGGCCACAAACTACGCCTGAGCTTTGGCAATGATGCGCTGCATTACTTTGAGGCGCAATCGGGCGCCCGTAGAGAATGGACCTAG
- a CDS encoding ABC transporter substrate-binding protein, with protein sequence MKRIRSLCMAILCFCLCAGNALAAQTNLTFYFPVSVGGPITKIVEGMTQEFMKENPDIKITPVYSGNYRDTLTKALTAQRGGEPPHVAVLLSTDMFTLIDENAIVSYDEIVGKDNMAFTKDYFPGFMRNSQTDGKTWGIPFQRSTIVMYWNKEMFKDAGLDPDKAPATWQELVEMGKKLTKKDESGKVSQWGVAIPSTGYAYWMLQALAITNGVELMNDAGNKVFFDNPKNIDALQFLTDLAYKYEVSPKGTIDWSTTPRDFFERKTAIMWTTTGNLTNVRTNAKFPFGVAMLPANARLGSPTGGGNFYIFKNSSPEERKAAVKFVQWMTTAERAAQWGIDTGYVAVRPDAWKTARMEAYVKDFPYAAVARDQLAHAVPELSTHENQRVTKALDDAIQAAVNGSKKSEDALKDAQREADRILRRYQK encoded by the coding sequence ATGAAACGTATCCGCTCTTTATGTATGGCAATTTTGTGTTTCTGCCTGTGCGCTGGCAATGCGCTTGCGGCACAGACCAATCTTACGTTCTACTTTCCTGTTTCCGTAGGCGGCCCCATCACCAAGATTGTTGAAGGCATGACCCAGGAATTCATGAAAGAGAACCCTGATATCAAGATTACGCCTGTGTATTCGGGCAATTATCGTGATACGCTCACCAAGGCTCTTACTGCCCAGCGCGGTGGCGAGCCGCCGCATGTGGCCGTGTTGCTCTCTACCGACATGTTTACCCTTATCGATGAAAACGCCATCGTTTCCTACGACGAAATCGTGGGCAAAGACAACATGGCCTTCACCAAGGATTACTTTCCCGGTTTCATGCGCAACAGCCAGACCGATGGCAAGACCTGGGGCATTCCCTTCCAGCGCTCGACCATCGTGATGTACTGGAACAAGGAAATGTTCAAGGATGCCGGCCTTGACCCCGACAAAGCCCCCGCCACATGGCAGGAGCTGGTTGAAATGGGCAAAAAGCTTACCAAGAAGGACGAATCCGGCAAGGTCAGTCAATGGGGCGTTGCCATTCCCAGCACCGGCTATGCCTACTGGATGCTGCAGGCTCTGGCCATCACCAACGGCGTTGAGCTGATGAATGATGCGGGCAACAAGGTGTTTTTCGACAATCCCAAAAACATCGACGCCCTCCAGTTCCTTACCGATCTGGCCTACAAGTACGAGGTTTCGCCCAAGGGAACCATCGACTGGTCTACCACACCCCGCGATTTCTTTGAGCGCAAAACCGCTATCATGTGGACCACTACCGGCAACCTCACCAACGTGCGTACCAACGCCAAGTTCCCCTTTGGCGTGGCCATGCTGCCCGCCAATGCCCGCCTTGGCTCGCCCACCGGCGGCGGCAACTTCTACATTTTCAAGAATTCCTCGCCTGAAGAACGCAAGGCTGCCGTCAAGTTTGTGCAGTGGATGACCACCGCCGAACGCGCCGCCCAGTGGGGTATCGACACCGGCTATGTGGCCGTGCGCCCCGACGCCTGGAAGACCGCCCGAATGGAAGCCTATGTAAAGGACTTTCCCTATGCCGCCGTGGCCCGCGACCAGCTGGCCCACGCCGTGCCCGAACTCTCTACCCACGAAAACCAGCGTGTAACAAAGGCCCTCGACGACGCCATTCAGGCCGCCGTCAACGGCTCCAAGAAATCGGAAGACGCACTCAAGGATGCCCAGCGCGAGGCGGACCGCATTCTGCGCCGCTATCAGAAGTAA
- a CDS encoding sugar ABC transporter permease, with protein sequence MLKPETMRQINAWLLLLPGFALVVTFTHFPAVSTFIHSFFMDGRGGAPAQFVGLEQYRYLLDDEVFFKSLRNNIIFACCTIPCSISLAMLMAFLVNARLTGQAFLRLCYFVPTVLPMIAVANIWLFFYTPDYGLLEQLRFFLGATTGINWLGSEETALFCVISVAVWKDAGFFMIFYLAALQQIPPSLGEAAMLEGASRAYYYRRVVIPLLMPTTLFVLINATINAFRMVDHLFVLTQGGPNNATSLLLYYIYETSFKFWDTGYGATLTMVLLAFLGFAAFVQFGIIEKRVHYR encoded by the coding sequence ATGTTAAAACCGGAAACCATGCGGCAGATCAACGCATGGCTGCTTTTGCTTCCCGGCTTTGCCCTGGTGGTGACGTTTACGCACTTTCCTGCCGTAAGCACTTTTATCCACAGTTTTTTTATGGATGGCCGAGGAGGAGCGCCTGCCCAGTTCGTGGGGCTTGAGCAGTACCGTTATCTGCTGGATGACGAGGTTTTTTTCAAATCGCTGCGCAACAACATCATTTTTGCCTGCTGCACCATCCCCTGTTCCATATCGCTGGCCATGCTCATGGCCTTTCTGGTCAACGCACGGCTCACAGGGCAGGCTTTTTTGCGCCTGTGCTACTTTGTGCCCACAGTGCTGCCCATGATCGCCGTGGCAAATATCTGGCTGTTTTTTTACACGCCCGATTACGGCCTGCTTGAGCAGCTGCGCTTTTTTCTGGGGGCCACCACCGGCATAAACTGGCTGGGCAGCGAAGAAACAGCCCTGTTCTGCGTAATAAGCGTGGCAGTGTGGAAGGACGCGGGCTTCTTTATGATTTTTTATCTCGCGGCATTGCAGCAAATTCCGCCGAGTCTTGGCGAGGCTGCCATGCTTGAGGGTGCCTCTCGCGCCTATTATTACCGCCGCGTGGTCATTCCCCTGCTTATGCCCACCACACTTTTTGTGCTTATCAATGCCACCATCAACGCCTTCCGCATGGTGGACCACCTGTTTGTGCTCACCCAAGGCGGCCCCAACAATGCCACCTCGCTGCTGCTCTACTACATTTACGAAACCAGCTTCAAGTTCTGGGATACGGGCTACGGCGCAACGCTGACCATGGTGCTGCTGGCCTTTTTGGGCTTTGCCGCCTTTGTGCAGTTTGGCATCATTGAAAAGAGGGTGCACTACAGATGA
- a CDS encoding carbohydrate ABC transporter permease, translating into MNEQRNMYDSRGFSRVLDTTAAWMLAILWALPLFYAIWTAFHPAEFSTRFSLTAPLTLENFANAWKAAPFARYFINTIMLVTLTTGMQLVLCTLAAYAFARYDFKGKGIAFALILMQLMIMPDVLVVENYSTMSKIGVLDSTLAISLPYMASAFGIFLLRQTFKSVPKELEEAAAVEGANTLQVLWHVYVPLAKPTYAAYALVSISTHWNNFLWPLIVTNSVNSRPLTVGLQIFSATEQGVDWTIITAATLMTSGPLLVAFLLFQRQFVQSFMRAGIK; encoded by the coding sequence ATGAACGAACAGCGCAACATGTACGACAGCCGCGGCTTTTCGCGCGTGCTGGACACAACGGCAGCCTGGATGCTTGCCATTCTGTGGGCCCTGCCGCTTTTTTATGCCATCTGGACTGCCTTTCACCCGGCGGAATTTTCAACACGTTTCAGCCTCACGGCACCTCTTACGCTTGAAAATTTCGCCAATGCCTGGAAAGCCGCGCCTTTTGCCCGCTATTTCATCAACACCATCATGCTGGTAACGCTTACCACCGGCATGCAGCTTGTACTGTGCACCCTGGCGGCCTACGCATTTGCCCGCTACGACTTTAAGGGCAAGGGCATCGCCTTTGCGCTTATTCTCATGCAGCTCATGATCATGCCCGACGTTCTGGTGGTGGAAAACTACAGCACCATGTCCAAGATCGGCGTGCTTGATTCTACCCTTGCCATCAGCCTGCCGTACATGGCTTCGGCCTTTGGCATATTTTTGCTGCGCCAAACCTTCAAAAGCGTGCCCAAAGAGCTGGAAGAAGCCGCTGCGGTTGAAGGGGCCAACACCCTACAGGTGCTGTGGCACGTGTACGTGCCGCTGGCCAAACCCACGTATGCGGCCTACGCCCTTGTTTCCATCAGCACGCACTGGAACAACTTTCTCTGGCCGCTCATTGTGACAAATTCCGTCAACTCGCGCCCGCTTACCGTGGGTTTGCAGATATTCTCTGCCACAGAACAGGGAGTGGACTGGACAATCATTACCGCGGCAACACTCATGACATCCGGCCCGCTGCTAGTGGCATTTTTGTTGTTCCAGCGGCAGTTTGTGCAGTCGTTCATGCGGGCTGGCATTAAATAG